The following are encoded in a window of Mycobacterium vicinigordonae genomic DNA:
- a CDS encoding molybdopterin-dependent oxidoreductase, which produces MDYASEVHEAEDVVDVENYGGGFDLTRRATAPKLRVGRDRWFNLLWLLPIGFALLVAGVAIGKGLHSMPAVQSFIQRYPGTGSHADVIPGRPAWIGWTHFFNLFMMMFIIRSGIQILCDHPRLYFSRNATPGKDEWLRVGPPVPDDPLWTANADTVALPPQFGLPGFRHSIGLARWWHLGIDVLWLVNGVVFYVLLFATGQWRHLVPTNWDVFPNALSVGIQYLSLQWPNDNGWVAYNSMQLLAYFTTVFIAGPAALITGLGMSPALSQRVHWLSKRLSIQHARSLHFLVLVYFLFFILTHVTMVFTTDALRNLNHMFASRDDESWVGFAVFLAAMAVVAAGWVAASPFTIRHPRVVQRVGYALVGPFQRALERLNPKPGAFTEKDISPYHWRNGRLPETVEYKELEKNDFADWRLRVYGLVENPTAFSLEDLKALPYHDQITQHFCIQAWSGVAKWGGVSMQTIIDIVKPLPEAKWVVFYSMGEGATGGIYYNAHPLEQMTHHMSMLAYNMNDQPLPYLHGRPLRLRNELQHGFKQVKWIKGIEFVADYSEIGSGYGGYSEDHKYFGRHQTL; this is translated from the coding sequence GTGGACTACGCCAGCGAAGTGCACGAAGCCGAGGACGTGGTGGATGTCGAGAATTACGGCGGCGGGTTCGATCTGACCCGGCGGGCCACCGCACCCAAGCTGCGGGTGGGGCGGGACAGATGGTTCAACCTGCTCTGGCTGCTTCCCATCGGATTCGCGCTACTGGTCGCCGGAGTGGCGATCGGCAAGGGCTTGCACAGCATGCCGGCGGTGCAGTCGTTCATCCAGCGCTACCCGGGAACCGGTAGCCATGCAGATGTGATTCCCGGCCGACCGGCCTGGATCGGTTGGACGCACTTTTTCAACCTCTTCATGATGATGTTCATCATCCGATCGGGCATCCAGATCCTTTGTGACCATCCGAGACTTTACTTCAGCCGCAACGCCACACCCGGCAAAGACGAGTGGCTGCGCGTTGGGCCACCGGTGCCCGATGACCCGCTGTGGACAGCCAACGCCGACACCGTGGCGCTGCCACCACAATTCGGATTACCCGGCTTCCGGCACTCGATCGGGCTAGCGCGCTGGTGGCACCTGGGTATCGACGTGCTCTGGCTGGTCAACGGCGTCGTCTTCTATGTATTGCTATTCGCCACCGGGCAGTGGCGGCACCTCGTCCCGACCAACTGGGACGTCTTTCCCAATGCCTTATCAGTTGGTATTCAATACCTTTCGCTCCAATGGCCGAACGACAACGGCTGGGTCGCGTACAACAGCATGCAGTTGCTCGCCTACTTCACCACCGTCTTCATCGCCGGTCCGGCCGCTTTGATTACTGGCCTTGGCATGTCCCCGGCGCTGTCGCAGCGCGTGCACTGGTTGAGCAAGCGATTGAGCATTCAGCACGCACGTTCGTTGCATTTCCTTGTCCTGGTGTACTTCCTGTTCTTCATACTCACCCATGTCACGATGGTCTTCACCACCGATGCGCTGCGAAATCTGAACCACATGTTCGCCTCCCGCGACGACGAAAGCTGGGTGGGCTTTGCGGTGTTCCTCGCCGCGATGGCGGTGGTGGCCGCTGGTTGGGTGGCGGCCTCGCCGTTCACTATTCGCCATCCCCGGGTGGTGCAGCGGGTGGGCTACGCGCTGGTTGGCCCCTTCCAGCGGGCACTGGAAAGGCTGAACCCGAAGCCCGGCGCGTTCACCGAGAAAGACATCTCGCCGTACCACTGGCGCAATGGCCGGTTGCCCGAAACAGTCGAATACAAGGAGCTGGAGAAGAACGACTTCGCGGACTGGCGGTTGCGGGTTTACGGTCTCGTCGAGAACCCGACGGCCTTCTCGCTCGAGGACCTCAAAGCGTTGCCCTACCACGATCAGATCACCCAGCATTTCTGCATCCAGGCATGGTCGGGTGTGGCCAAATGGGGTGGGGTGTCGATGCAAACCATCATCGACATCGTGAAGCCCCTCCCGGAGGCCAAATGGGTGGTCTTCTACTCCATGGGCGAAGGCGCCACCGGCGGCATCTACTACAACGCGCATCCGCTGGAGCAGATGACACACCACATGAGCATGTTGGCGTACAACATGAATGATCAACCGCTGCCCTACCTGCACGGCCGACCGCTTCGGCTGCGCAACGAACTGCAGCACGGCTTCAAACAGGTGAAGTGGATCAAAGGTATTGAGTTCGTTGCCGATTACTCCGAAATCGGAAGCGGCTACGGCGGCTACAGCGAAGACCACAAGTACTTTGGGCGCCATCAGACGCTTTGA
- a CDS encoding nuclear transport factor 2 family protein has translation MVARAELSDLVHRYAAYVDDHQFDLTAGLFTVDATLTVPDPPESLKPIHAHRGRGAIASAVAAVAAVTRTEHAIVGEVYCDGARAGCAVGRIACIAHHWSQRHDGVSDVVWHLRYDDEYELAGEGWRINRRALTVNAIETRSVRRLLPRDPE, from the coding sequence ATGGTGGCGCGCGCTGAACTCAGCGACTTGGTCCATCGCTATGCGGCCTACGTCGACGACCACCAATTCGATTTGACAGCAGGGCTTTTCACCGTTGACGCGACGTTGACGGTGCCCGATCCGCCGGAGTCGTTGAAACCGATACACGCACATCGCGGGCGAGGGGCGATCGCGTCGGCGGTGGCCGCGGTGGCCGCAGTGACCCGCACCGAGCACGCGATCGTCGGCGAGGTCTACTGCGACGGCGCACGCGCTGGGTGCGCCGTCGGCCGCATCGCCTGCATTGCCCACCACTGGAGCCAGCGCCACGACGGGGTGTCGGACGTCGTCTGGCACCTGCGCTACGACGACGAGTACGAACTCGCCGGCGAGGGCTGGCGGATCAACCGCCGGGCCCTGACGGTCAACGCCATCGAAACGCGGTCGGTGCGCCGATTGCTGCCCCGCGACCCCGAGTAG